GCCTGAACCACGTCGGGACAGTTCTGGCAGGTGAGCGAGAAGAATGTTTCGAAGTGCAGCGGCCCTTCAAGTCCGCGCACCTGTTCGAGCAGGTCGGCTTCTTCCTTGGGCGGGTGACCACCGACATGGAGCAGTGCCAGCACCAGCGAGGTAAACTCGTGCCCCATGGGCAGGCCTGCAAAGACGGCTTGCGCCCTGCCCTCGTTAGCGCGGATCGCGAAGCTGGGCGCCCGCTCGTCCGTACCGTCAAAGCGCGCGGAAACCTTGTCGGACTGAGCCGCGACTTCTTCAATCAGCGCGCGCATTTCTGCCGATTTCGGGCTGTCATCAAGCGTTGCCACCAGCTCGACCGGACGGCGCAGATTGCCGAGATAGGCCTTGAGCTGGGCGGTGGCATTGGCGTCGAGAACGGGCATGGTACAAACCTTTCAGGCAGAGGACCCTGCGCGTCACCGTCTGGTCGGCGCGCGGGGATCGGAAATCAGGGTGATCGGGTGGCGTGGAACCGGCGGGCCGCCCATCAGCGGCACGGCCCGTCCGGGGTGTTGGACGGGCTGGCCCCACGCGGCCACCCCGTCCTGGGGAAATCAGATCTTGCCGACGAGGTCGAACGAAGGAGCTAGCGTTTCGCCACCTTCTTCCCACTTGGCCGGGCAGACCTGGCCGGGGTTCTCGCGCCAGTACTTGGCAGCCTTGATCTTGCGCAGCAGTTCCGCAGCGTTGCGGCCCACGCCCTCAGGCGTGATTTCGACAAGCTGGATCGTGCCGTCGGGATCGGTCACGAAGGTGCCACGGTCAGCAAGGCCGACGCCTTCGCGCAGGATGCCGAAGTTGTTGGAGATCGTGTGGTTCTGGTCGCCGAGCATGTAATAGTTGATCTTGCCGACAGCCGGCGAGCTGTCATGCCAGGCCTTGTGGCTGAAGTGCGTGTCGGTCGACACCGAGTACACTTCAACGCCGAGGCTCTGAAGTTCGCCATAGATGTTGGCGAGGTCTTCGAGTTCGGTCGGGCAAACGAACGTGAAATCGGCGGGGTAGAAGAAGAACACGCCCCACTTGCCGACAACGTCAGCATCGCTGACATCGACGAAAGTGCCCTGATGGTAGGCAGTGGCCTGGAATGGCTTAAGCTTGGTTCCGACGATCGACATAGACTCAAATCCTTCTGATTGGTCGGTTGGGAAACTCGTTGCGATTGCCGAGGTAGTGCATCACCCCCGGTTTTTCCAACGAGCAATTCCGCCCTCTTTGATTGATTGCCTCGATCAATAAACAGATTTTGCATCGCGTTTTGATGTGATCAGATCGCCCGGCGGGATGCATTTTCGGGCAGTTTCGCTGGCAAATGCAATTTTCACAGCGGGTTTCGCACTTTCTGCACTTGTCGAATCATTCAAGACAAACCAAGTGGCGAATTGCAATGGAACGATTTCGTTCAATTTAAGTCGCGACTGGATCCCTCATGGCTGCCTCCTCAGAAACCCTTTCTTCCTCCGACGCCCCTCGCGAGACCAATGGCGAACGCAAGAAGGTTGTCGGCCGTATCGCATTGGGCGCCCTGCTGCTTGGCGCCGCCTATGGCGCATGGGCATTGTACGGCTACCAGACCGAAGGCCGGTACATGCAGGAAACCAATGACGCCTACGTGAAAGCCGATGGCGTGACGGTCAGTTCGAAACTCGCAGGCTATGTCCGTGAAGTTGCGGTGGCCGATAACCAGCAGATCGCAGCAGGCGCATTGCTGCTGCAGATCGATCCGACCGATTTTTCCACACGGCTTGCTCAGGCCAGCGCGCAGGTTGACGTCGCGCGGGCCACCGAAGCCGCCACGCTGGCCGCGATTGACGAGGCGCGATCCGCCGTGGCGCAGGCCCGCGCCTCGCTTCAGGCAAGCCAGCGCGATCTGGCCTATCTGAATGGTGAAGTGGCGCGCTTCCGGCCGCTGGTGGCAAGCGGCGCGGAACCCCGCCAGATGCTCGACCAGTTGATCGCCAATCGCGACAAGGCCGCCGCTGACGTCAATGCCAAGCAGGCTATGGTCGAAGCCGCGAGCGACCGGGTGGTGAGCGCCCGTGCGCAAGCCGGCCAGTCTGCCGCGCAGATCAAGGCTGCACAGACCCAGCGCGATGCCGCCAACAATGACCTTGGCACGACCCGCATCATTGCGCCCGCCGCGGGCCGTGTCGGCAATTCGACCGTGCGTGTCGGCCAGTTCGTGCAGCCAGGCCAGCGCCTGATGACGATTGTTCCGACCCAGGCGCTTTATGTAGAGGCCAATTTCAAGGAAACCCAGATCGGACTGATGCGTCCGGGCCAGCCCGTGACTATCAGTGTCGATGCCCTGCCCGACGTGGATTTTCACGGCACGGTCGAAAGCATCACGCCGGGCACCGGCGCGAACTTTTCTCTGATCCCGCCCCAGAATGCCACCGGCAACTTCACCAAGATCGTCCAGCGTGTACCCGTACGCATCCGTCTCAACGCAGGGCCTGAATCGCGCAAGGTGCTCGTTCCCGGCCTTTCGCTGACGGTCGAAGTGGATACGCGGTCGGCCAAGTCTGCGGTCGATGCCATCCGCAAGGAACAGGAACAGGTGACGAAGTGAGCGCCGCCATCACTATCGATGACGGCGACCGAGAGACGATTCCTCCACCCGCCGTCCCGCAAAAGGCCGACCTGACGGCTTGGCTGGGGGTTGCCGCCGGAGCGATCGGTTCGCTCATGGCGACGCTCGACATCTCCATCGTGAATTCATCGCTGCCAACAATTCAGGGCGAGATCGGCGCGTCTGCCAGCGAAGGCACCTGGATCGCGACGTCATACCTTGTCGCCGAAATCATCATCATCCCTTTGACCGGCTGGCTTGAGCGCGTTTTCGGGCTGCGCCGCTTTCTCCTGATGGCGGCGATACTGTTTACGGCGTTTTCGATCGCCTGCGGTCTTTCGACATCGCTGACGATGATGATCCTGGGGCGCGTTGGCCAAGGCTTTACCGGCGGCGCCATGATCCCCACCGCTTTGACAATCATCGCCATGCGCCTCCCGCCATCGCAGCAACCCATCGGTACGGCGCTGTTCGGGGCGACAGTCATCATGGGACCGGTCATGGGACCGCTCATCGGTGGCTGGCTGACGGAAAACTTCAGCTGGCACTATGCCTTCTTCGTCAATGTGCCTATCGGGATTCTGCTGGTCATCCTGCTGCTCGTCGGCATTCCGAAGGGCAAGATGAAGCTCGATGAACTGGTCAACGCCGATTGGCTTGGCGTGGTGGGCATGGTGCTGGGGCTTGGTGCGCTTACCGTCGTGCTGGAAGAAGGCCACCGCGAACAGTGGTTCGAATCGACAGTCATCTGGCAGTTGACCGGCGTCAGCCTCCTGGGCTTCATCATGATCGGCGTCGGGCAGGTTTATGCAAAGCGCCCGGTCGTCAAGCTTGCCTTGTTGCGCAACCGCGCCTTTGCGGCGGTCTTCGGGCTTTCGCTCATCCTCGGCGGGGTGATGTTCGGGACAGCCTATGTGATCCCGCAGTTTTTGGCGAGCGTTGCCGATTACAACGCGATGCAGGCAGGCAGGATCGTATTCCTTTCCGGCGTGCCCGCCTTGATGATGATGCCGTTCTTCCCCCTCCTGGTGTCGCGTGTCGATCTGCGCCTGATCGTGGGCACCGGCATGGTGTTTCTGGCGCTTTCATGCTATCTTGACGTAACGCTGACTGCTCAATCGCGCGGGGGCGACTTTGTCGTTACCCAATTGCTGCGCGGCCTTGGCCAGGTTTTCTGCATGATGTTCCTCAATCAGGCAGCAATCAGTTCCGTCGCCCCCGAAGACGCGGGCGATGGTGCGGGTCTGTTCAATGCCGGGCGCAACCTTGGCGGTTCAATCGGGCTGGCATTGCTTGCGACATTGCAGGATGAGCGATGGGAGTTCCATCGCTGGACGATCCACAGCACCTTGTTTTCCAACGACATCAGAATGCAGGACTGGTTGGGCCAACAAGTGATGACCTATGGCGGAGGGCCGGACGGACTGGCCGCGACGATACGTTCGCTTGACGCAATGGTCATGCGCGATGCGCTCGTGATGGCTTTCAACGATGATTTCATGGCTCTGACGATCGTGATCCTGATCGTGTCTCCGCTGGTCCTGTTTCTGCGCCCGCTTCCCAAGGGCTATCATGCGAAGGCTGCGCACTGATGACTACAAATCGCCCAATCCGATCCGCTGCCGCTGCGGCGCTGCTGGCCACGCTGCTATCGGCCTGTACCACGGTCGGTCCCGACTATACCGGAGCGCCGGTGGTTGCCCCGGCTGCCGCCGAACGGGCGGGCTTCGTCCGCGCGCCCGATGCCCTGACCGAGGCGCCGGCCGTGCGCTGGTGGGAAAGCCTGGGCGATCCGGTGTTGAACCAGCTGGTGGCCGATGGTCTGGCGGGTTCACCTTCCCTGGCTGCTGCAAACGCCCGCGTGGCACAATCACGCGCATCGTTGGCGGCCAGCAAGACTGCTGTCCTGCCATCGATCAACACATCGTTTGCAGCACCATACATCAATGTGCCCGGCAACCTCGTTGGCGATGGTGGCGGGCGTGATGAAATCAATGCGTACAACCTAGGCTTCGACTCAGCCTGGGAAATCGACCTGTTCGGCGGCACCCGGCGCAAGATCGAAGCTGCGGGCGCACGAGCGGAAGCCGAAGCGGCCACCGCCGCGGATGCGCGGGTCACTTTGTCTGCGGAAATTGCGCGTGCCTACGTCGGGCTTCGGGCACGCCAGTCGATACAGGCCATGCAACAACGGCAGCTTGAAATCGATCGTGCATTGACCGGACTTGCGCGCAATCGCTTTGCAGCAGGCAGTGCGCCGGCACAGCCGGTCAACACGGCCGAGGCACAAACTTTTGCGACCGAAGCGGATCTGGTCAGGACCGGCGCGGAAATTGCGATACTGATGGATCAGATCGCGGTGCTGACCGGCAAGGAGCCGGGATCGCTCGATGCCTTGCTCACGGCGCCAGCACCGGTCCCGCTGCCGCCTGCACAGGTTGCAGTGGGCAATCCTGCACTGATGCTGCGCAGCCGCCCTGATGTTCGCGCAGCAGAGCGCCAGCTGGCCGCTGCCAATGCGGACATCGGTGTGCAGGTTGCGGCAAAGTTCCCCAAGATCAGCTTCCTGGGCATACTCGGCCTTGGTGGCCAGAATATCGGCGACGTGATCGATCCCGGCAACATCGTCGGCATTGCGCTGCCCCAGATCCGGTGGTCGCTGTTCGACGGCGGTCGGGCAGAACGACAGGTGGAAGTGGCGAGGAGCGCGGCAGCGGAAGCTGAAGCCCGCTATCGGCAGTCCGTGCTTGGCGCGCTGCAGGACGCCGAAGGATCGCTGGCGCGGTTCGGCGCGCATCGGTTGGCGTTCGCGCGCACGCTGGATGCGGAACAACGCGCGAAGGCAACTGTCCGATTGCAGGACCAGCGCCTTTCAGCAGGGACCGTCAGCCAGACCGACGTACTGAACGCCGAACGGCAGGCACTCCAGCTTTCGATGGCTGCGGCCAGCGCACGGGCCGAAGTGACGACTGCATTCGTTGCCGTGGAAAAGGCTCTGGGGTTGGGATGGCAGGCCGACGAGGCTGAAAAATGAGCCAGATTCGTCCATTTTATACTATATTGACTCCGCATGTGACTGAGGCAATCTATTCCCATGAAACGCCACAAAGGCGAGGAAGTGGGAAAGATGCGCTGGATTTCAGATGCAAGCCGCCGGTTCTGGCAGGCTTATTGCCAAGGTCTCGAAATGTCATGCCCGGTGCAGCGCCTCGATCAATGGCAGGCCTGCGCCCGCGACGGCAGGCAGGATTCTGCACGTGATATCGCACGAGCCATCGGAGCAACCCAGCGCACAGTGCACTGATATCGACGAAGGTTCGGGCGACTTCAGGCCGACTGCTCGGCGCGGACGTCCTTCACTGGAAGAAGCCCAGCGCCTGCCAGCCCGCATACTCGAAGCGGGATGGGAAGTTCTTGCCGAACAGGGGTTCGAAAAATTCACATTCGACCGGATCGCGCGCCATGCCCGGATCGGGAAGGTAACGATCTACAATCGGTTTCCCGGCAAGCCTGAATTCCTTGCGGCACTGCTGAAATACAAGGTCGAGCAGCGCCGGATGTCGATCATTGCAATCGGCGATACGCTCCCCTTGGTCGAGCGCTTCTGCCAGCGTGCAGCAGCAGTCGTCAAAACCCTGCTTTCCCCCGACGGTGTTTTGATGGAACGTCTGGTGGACTGGTGCGACCAGGAATTCAGCAACGATGATTTCAATTATCGCCTCGCTATGTATCAGGACGCACTCGTGCATATTCAGAACGATCTGCATCGGGCAGTTTCGGAAGAAGGTATCGTGATCCGCGATCCCGGTCTGGCGGCGCGGTTCTGGGTGGAAGGGCTGCTGGGCCATGTCCGCTTTGTCGGCAGTCTCAGTCCTTACGATCGTGACGAGACAGAGCGCTGGGCGCGCAATTATTCCGAATTCTTCTTTGCCGCATTGTGTGGCTGGGGTGCATCCATCCGCAGCGCATCGGCCGCAAACTGACGAAAGCGCACCAGCCGCTCCTCTTCCGTATCGTCGCCATAAATTGCACGTGCGCCGGTTTGATGATCGGGCAGTCCGCGTGGCGGAATATCCAGCGCTGCGGCGGTGACAAAGCGAATGCGCCAGGCAAGTTCGGTGGGATCAGCATCAGGCAGGCACACCTCGAACGCGGCCTGCACTTGGGCTACACCATCGGCAAATACGGCCCATATCCGCGCGTTCATATCCTTTCCAGAACGCGAAAACACTTCATCCAGCACCACGATTGCGCGAAACACCGGATTCATTGCGGCTTTCGCCCATAATGGCTTGACCAGCGCATCGACCGCGCCGGCAAAATCGCCGGATCGCAGGGTTCCGAGCAGCGCCATGCGCGCGTCGGCCAGTTGTGTCGCATTGCGCAGGGCGAGTTCGCCGAGCAGGCCATCCGTATCGCCGAAATGATATCGTACCAGCGCCGAATTGACGCCGGCTTCTTCGGCGATCCTGCGCACAGTGAGCATGCGGACGCCTTCGCGCACTACCAGCCGTTCGGCACCGGCAAGCAGTCGGTCGGGGGTGGTAAGGGTATCGTGCAAGGTTGCCATGACGAGCGTCATACCAGTGTCGACGAAAGGTGGGTATCCCTCTCGCATCGCCGCGCACAACGCCTATGTTGGGCGCATTACTTCAAGGAGACCTTTTCCATGTCCAGCAGCCCGTGGGCGCATCACCGCAGCGCCAGCATTGCCGACGATATCGATTTCGAGATCAAGGGGCAGGAACTGCAGTTCCTGGAAATTGAACTGGATCCGGGCGAAAGCGCGGTGGCAGAGGCCGGAGCGCTGGTGTGGAAGGACGCCTCGATCGGCATGACCACCGTGTTCGGCGATGGAAGCGGCGATAATGGCGGCGGTTTCATGGGCAAGCTGCTGGGCGCAGGCAAGCGGCTGGTCACGGGGGAAAGCCTGTTCACCACGGTCTTCACCCATAACGGAAGTGGCAAGGCGCGCGTCGCATTTGCCTCCCCCACGCCCGGTGCGATCCTGCCGATCAAGCTGACCGATGTGGGCGGTACGCTGATCTGCCAGAAGGACAGCTTCCTTGCTGCCGCCAAGGGCGTTTCCATCGGTGTTGCGTTTCAGCGCCGCGTGATGACCGGGCTGTTCGGCGGCGAAGGCTTCATCATGCAGAAGCTTGATGGCGATGGCTGGGTGTTCGTACAGAT
This genomic interval from Novosphingobium sp. CECT 9465 contains the following:
- the ahpC gene encoding alkyl hydroperoxide reductase subunit C, whose translation is MSIVGTKLKPFQATAYHQGTFVDVSDADVVGKWGVFFFYPADFTFVCPTELEDLANIYGELQSLGVEVYSVSTDTHFSHKAWHDSSPAVGKINYYMLGDQNHTISNNFGILREGVGLADRGTFVTDPDGTIQLVEITPEGVGRNAAELLRKIKAAKYWRENPGQVCPAKWEEGGETLAPSFDLVGKI
- a CDS encoding HlyD family secretion protein, producing MAASSETLSSSDAPRETNGERKKVVGRIALGALLLGAAYGAWALYGYQTEGRYMQETNDAYVKADGVTVSSKLAGYVREVAVADNQQIAAGALLLQIDPTDFSTRLAQASAQVDVARATEAATLAAIDEARSAVAQARASLQASQRDLAYLNGEVARFRPLVASGAEPRQMLDQLIANRDKAAADVNAKQAMVEAASDRVVSARAQAGQSAAQIKAAQTQRDAANNDLGTTRIIAPAAGRVGNSTVRVGQFVQPGQRLMTIVPTQALYVEANFKETQIGLMRPGQPVTISVDALPDVDFHGTVESITPGTGANFSLIPPQNATGNFTKIVQRVPVRIRLNAGPESRKVLVPGLSLTVEVDTRSAKSAVDAIRKEQEQVTK
- a CDS encoding MDR family MFS transporter is translated as MSAAITIDDGDRETIPPPAVPQKADLTAWLGVAAGAIGSLMATLDISIVNSSLPTIQGEIGASASEGTWIATSYLVAEIIIIPLTGWLERVFGLRRFLLMAAILFTAFSIACGLSTSLTMMILGRVGQGFTGGAMIPTALTIIAMRLPPSQQPIGTALFGATVIMGPVMGPLIGGWLTENFSWHYAFFVNVPIGILLVILLLVGIPKGKMKLDELVNADWLGVVGMVLGLGALTVVLEEGHREQWFESTVIWQLTGVSLLGFIMIGVGQVYAKRPVVKLALLRNRAFAAVFGLSLILGGVMFGTAYVIPQFLASVADYNAMQAGRIVFLSGVPALMMMPFFPLLVSRVDLRLIVGTGMVFLALSCYLDVTLTAQSRGGDFVVTQLLRGLGQVFCMMFLNQAAISSVAPEDAGDGAGLFNAGRNLGGSIGLALLATLQDERWEFHRWTIHSTLFSNDIRMQDWLGQQVMTYGGGPDGLAATIRSLDAMVMRDALVMAFNDDFMALTIVILIVSPLVLFLRPLPKGYHAKAAH
- a CDS encoding efflux transporter outer membrane subunit; this translates as MTTNRPIRSAAAAALLATLLSACTTVGPDYTGAPVVAPAAAERAGFVRAPDALTEAPAVRWWESLGDPVLNQLVADGLAGSPSLAAANARVAQSRASLAASKTAVLPSINTSFAAPYINVPGNLVGDGGGRDEINAYNLGFDSAWEIDLFGGTRRKIEAAGARAEAEAATAADARVTLSAEIARAYVGLRARQSIQAMQQRQLEIDRALTGLARNRFAAGSAPAQPVNTAEAQTFATEADLVRTGAEIAILMDQIAVLTGKEPGSLDALLTAPAPVPLPPAQVAVGNPALMLRSRPDVRAAERQLAAANADIGVQVAAKFPKISFLGILGLGGQNIGDVIDPGNIVGIALPQIRWSLFDGGRAERQVEVARSAAAEAEARYRQSVLGALQDAEGSLARFGAHRLAFARTLDAEQRAKATVRLQDQRLSAGTVSQTDVLNAERQALQLSMAAASARAEVTTAFVAVEKALGLGWQADEAEK
- a CDS encoding TetR/AcrR family transcriptional regulator produces the protein MISHEPSEQPSAQCTDIDEGSGDFRPTARRGRPSLEEAQRLPARILEAGWEVLAEQGFEKFTFDRIARHARIGKVTIYNRFPGKPEFLAALLKYKVEQRRMSIIAIGDTLPLVERFCQRAAAVVKTLLSPDGVLMERLVDWCDQEFSNDDFNYRLAMYQDALVHIQNDLHRAVSEEGIVIRDPGLAARFWVEGLLGHVRFVGSLSPYDRDETERWARNYSEFFFAALCGWGASIRSASAAN
- a CDS encoding TetR/AcrR family transcriptional regulator codes for the protein MATLHDTLTTPDRLLAGAERLVVREGVRMLTVRRIAEEAGVNSALVRYHFGDTDGLLGELALRNATQLADARMALLGTLRSGDFAGAVDALVKPLWAKAAMNPVFRAIVVLDEVFSRSGKDMNARIWAVFADGVAQVQAAFEVCLPDADPTELAWRIRFVTAAALDIPPRGLPDHQTGARAIYGDDTEEERLVRFRQFAADALRMDAPQPHNAAKKNSE
- a CDS encoding TIGR00266 family protein produces the protein MSSSPWAHHRSASIADDIDFEIKGQELQFLEIELDPGESAVAEAGALVWKDASIGMTTVFGDGSGDNGGGFMGKLLGAGKRLVTGESLFTTVFTHNGSGKARVAFASPTPGAILPIKLTDVGGTLICQKDSFLAAAKGVSIGVAFQRRVMTGLFGGEGFIMQKLDGDGWVFVQMGGTVVERELRAGEELHVDTGCLAAYTSSVDFDLVTAGGVRSVLFGGEGLFFARLRGPGKVWIQSLPFSRLAGRMLAAAGSRGGQNRGEGSVLGGLGDFIGGNN